One part of the Phaenicophaeus curvirostris isolate KB17595 chromosome 2, BPBGC_Pcur_1.0, whole genome shotgun sequence genome encodes these proteins:
- the YIPF3 gene encoding protein YIPF3: MAAPGGRSGAAEWGGFEDNVQGGGSAVIDMENMDDTSGSSFEDMGEMHQRMKEEEEEEAEGEAGAAEEEEDGEFLGVKGLRGQLGRQVADQMWQAGKRQASRAFSLYANIDILRPYFDVEPVQVRARLLESMIPVKMINFPQKIAGELYGPLMLVFTLVAILLHGMKTSDTIIREGTLMGTAIGTCFGYWLGVSSFLYFLAYLCNAQITLVQMLSLLGYGLFGHCITLFVTYNIHFHSLFYIFWLGVGGLSTLRMVAVLLSRTVGHTQRLILCGTLAALHMLFLLYLHFAYHKVVEGILDTLEGPNVPPFQRVARDIPVVSNVVLNTTAKSVALTL, translated from the exons atGGCGGCGCCGGGGGGTAGGAGCGGCGCCGCCGAATGGGGCGGCTTCGAGGACAATGTGCAG GGCGGGGGCTCTGCTGTCATcgacatggagaacatggatgATACATCAGGTTCCAGCTTCGAGGACATGGGGGAGATGCACCAGCGcatgaaggaggaggaagaagaggaggcagagggtgAAGCAGGAGccgccgaggaggaggaggatggggagttCCTGGGTGTGAAGGGACTGCGGGGGCAGCTAGGGCGGCAGGTGGCTGACCAG ATGTGGCAGGCTGGGAAGAGACAAGCCTCCAGGGCCTTCAGCCTCTATGCCAACATCGACATCCTCCGGCCCTATTTTGACGTGGAGCCTGTCCAGGTGCGCGCCAG ACTGCTGGAGTCCATGATTCCTGTGAAGATGATTAATTTCCCACAG AAGATTGCAGGTGAGCTTTATGGACCCCTCATGCTTGTTTTCACGCTGGTGGCCATCCTTTTGCATGGGATGAAGACCTCGGACACCATCATT AGGGAAGGCACACTGATGGGCACAGCCATTGGCACCTGCTTCGGTTACTGGTTGGGCGTCTCCTCTTTCCTCTATTTCCTGGCATATCTCTGCAATGCCCAGATCACATTGGTGCAGATGCTGTCGCTGTTG gGCTATGGCCTTTTTGGACACTGCATCACTCTCTTTGTCACCTATAATATCCACTTCCACTCCCTTTTCTATATCTTCTGGTTGGGTGTTGGTGGACTCTCAACACTACGAATG GTTGCTGTATTGTTGTCGCGCACCGTGGGGCATACCCAGCGGCTCATCCTGTGTGGGACTCTTGCTGCTCTGCATATGCTTTTCCTCCTCTATTTGCACTTTGCTTATCACAAGGTGGTAGAAG GTATTCTGGACACATTGGAAGGACCCAACGTGCCACCTTTTCAGAGAGTTGCCAGAGACATTCCAGTTGTTTCCAATGTTGTATTGAACACAACAGCCAAATCTGTTGCATTGACCCTGTAG
- the LRRC73 gene encoding leucine-rich repeat-containing protein 73, whose translation MLPGSIQISGETLSGAEIRDICESLRENSVRLLSLRGCRLSERDFGQVCRGVAESRSLAQLNLNLGIVSNINRVKQLAEALKTNRSVQSLFLHGSPLTDAGLALLNPALSIHPSLVALDLGDCMLGDEGINLICGLLPPDGAKSGLKELTLSANPGVTSKGWGRLAIAVAHSSQLRVLNLDYNPLGDQVAGMLAVAVASSRTLEVLDLEGTGLTNQSALTLLDMVENYPTALRTLILAENNISPELQQQISDLLSEGEEEEETEAHEVTAREKNPWICQNNSSSQMVLMTSGLGDSLLAETEM comes from the exons ATGCTGCCGGGATCCATCCAGATCTCCGGGGAGACGCTGTCCGGGGCGGAGATCCGAGACATCTGCGAGAGCCTGCGGGAGAACTCGGTGCGGCTGCTGTCGCTGCGCGGCTGCCGCCTCTCCGAGCGGGACTTCGGGCAGGTGTGCCGCGGCGTGGCCGAGTCCCGCTCCCTCGCTCAGCTCAACCTCAACCTCGGCATCGTCTCCAACATCAACCGCGTCAAGCAGCTGGCCGAGGCCCTCAAGACGAACCGCTCCGTCCAGTCCCTCTT CCTCCATGGGAGTCCCCTGACAGATGCAGGCTTGGCCCTCCTTAAccctgctctctccatccacccTTCGCTGGTGGCTCTGGATCTGGGAGACTGCATGCTGGGTGATGAAGGCATCAACCTTATTTGTGGACTCCTGCCACCGGATGGGGCCAAGTCCG GCCTCAAGGAGCTAACATTGAGCGCCAACCCAGGCGTCACAAGCAAAGGCTGGGGACGCTTGGCTATTGCAGTGGCTCACAGCTCACAGCTCCGCGTGCTGAACCTGGACTACAACCCCCTAG GTGACCAGGTAGCAGGGATGCTCGCCGTTGCTGTGGCTTCCAGCCGAACCCTTGAAGTTCTGGACTTGGAAGGAACAGGACTTACCAACCAGTCAGCCCTG ACCTTGCTGGACATGGTAGAGAATTACCCCACAGCCCTACGGACACTCATCCTGGCAGAGAACAACATTAGTCccgagctgcagcagcagatctCTGACCTGCTCTCAGagggtgaggaagaggaggagacagAGGCTCATGAAGTCACAGCCAGGGAGAAGAACCCTTGGATCTGCCAGAACA ATTCCAGCTCCCAGATGGTCCTGATGACGTCAGGTCTCGGTGACAGCCTCttagcagaaacagaaatgtag